A single genomic interval of Stenotrophomonas sp. ZAC14D1_NAIMI4_1 harbors:
- a CDS encoding co-chaperone GroES: MSIKPLHDRVVVKPIEADEISAGGIVIPDSAKEKSTKGEVVAVGPGKALDNGTVRAPSLKVGDKVIYGQYAGSSYKSEGVEYKVLREDDVLAIIG; the protein is encoded by the coding sequence ATGAGCATCAAGCCGCTGCACGACCGCGTTGTGGTCAAGCCGATCGAAGCCGACGAAATCTCCGCCGGTGGCATCGTCATTCCGGATTCGGCCAAGGAAAAGTCCACCAAGGGTGAAGTCGTCGCCGTCGGCCCGGGCAAGGCCCTGGACAACGGCACCGTGCGCGCCCCGTCGCTGAAGGTTGGCGACAAGGTCATCTACGGCCAGTACGCCGGCAGCTCGTACAAGAGCGAAGGCGTCGAGTACAAGGTCCTGCGCGAAGACGACGTGCTCGCCATCATCGGCTGA
- a CDS encoding endonuclease, with protein MRLLSPLAAACLLALAAAPAQAEVFINELHYDDSTPAGDVGEAIEVVATAGEDLSGYRLYLYNGANASAAVVYDNKPVPAGTAAGCGSATLAVVTYPTNGLQNGPNDGIALVDASGKVVQFLSYEGAITASGGPAAGMTSQNIPVAETNSTAPGTSLQLTGSGSQYAHFTWAESAGETFGRCNNNQTFSGGGGTPGGPNTPPSVTTTTPAQGSSTFPAAADLEVVFSETVTLASGAFALSCGKSGSVPLTWPGSGKTVKLSTNTALVAGEACRFDIRAARITDNQGAHPAADSRIAFTVASTTGNPDPGNPDPGNPGNPGTPEGYYSKVNTSSPSQLRCSLHETIKGHTAYPYSGSGTSTWTILEIADEDPNNSGKILDAYRNHSYTKVSSRAGTGSGLTYNREHTWPNSLGFASTTGDKGLPYAPYTDTHMLYLTDAQWNADRGNKPFGKCDANCGERATEANNGQGGGSGGYPGNSNWVRTPDGNTGTFEVWGKRKGDMARAVMYMAIRYEGGKDAATGQSEPDLELTDDRSKIVKTSSSPAYMGLLSTLIDWHLSDPPDAAERARNDVIYSFQGNRNPFIDHPEWATPALFTSAKPTSCQLAN; from the coding sequence ATGCGATTGCTGTCCCCGCTCGCCGCCGCCTGCCTGCTGGCGCTGGCCGCCGCGCCGGCCCAGGCCGAGGTCTTCATCAACGAACTGCACTACGACGACAGCACCCCGGCCGGTGACGTCGGCGAAGCCATCGAAGTGGTCGCCACCGCGGGCGAGGACCTGTCCGGCTACCGCCTGTACCTGTACAACGGCGCCAACGCCTCGGCTGCCGTGGTGTACGACAACAAGCCGGTGCCGGCCGGCACCGCCGCCGGTTGCGGCAGCGCCACCCTCGCGGTGGTTACCTACCCGACCAACGGCCTCCAGAACGGCCCCAACGACGGCATCGCCCTGGTCGACGCCAGCGGCAAGGTGGTCCAGTTCCTCAGCTACGAAGGCGCGATCACCGCCTCCGGTGGCCCCGCCGCCGGCATGACCAGCCAGAACATCCCGGTTGCCGAAACCAACAGCACCGCCCCGGGCACCTCGCTGCAGCTGACCGGCAGCGGCAGCCAGTACGCCCACTTCACCTGGGCCGAATCGGCCGGTGAGACCTTCGGCCGCTGCAACAACAACCAGACCTTCAGCGGCGGTGGCGGCACCCCGGGCGGCCCGAACACCCCGCCGTCGGTGACCACCACCACCCCGGCGCAGGGCAGCAGCACCTTCCCGGCCGCGGCCGATCTGGAAGTGGTGTTCAGCGAGACGGTAACCCTGGCCAGCGGCGCCTTCGCCCTGAGCTGCGGCAAATCGGGCAGCGTGCCGCTGACCTGGCCGGGCAGCGGCAAGACCGTGAAGCTGTCGACCAACACCGCCCTGGTGGCCGGTGAGGCCTGCCGCTTCGACATCCGCGCCGCGCGCATCACCGACAACCAGGGCGCGCACCCGGCCGCTGACAGCCGCATCGCCTTCACCGTGGCCAGCACCACCGGCAACCCGGACCCGGGCAATCCGGACCCCGGCAATCCCGGCAACCCGGGCACCCCGGAGGGCTACTACTCCAAGGTGAACACCTCCAGCCCGAGCCAGCTGCGCTGCTCGCTGCACGAGACCATCAAGGGGCACACCGCCTACCCGTACAGCGGCTCGGGCACCAGCACCTGGACCATCCTGGAAATTGCCGACGAAGACCCGAACAACAGCGGCAAGATCCTCGATGCCTATCGCAACCACAGCTACACCAAGGTGAGCAGCCGTGCGGGCACGGGCAGCGGCCTGACCTACAACCGCGAGCACACCTGGCCGAACTCGCTGGGCTTTGCCAGCACCACCGGCGACAAGGGCCTGCCGTACGCCCCGTACACCGACACCCACATGCTGTACCTGACCGATGCGCAGTGGAATGCCGACCGTGGCAACAAGCCGTTCGGCAAGTGCGATGCCAACTGCGGCGAGCGCGCCACCGAGGCCAACAACGGCCAGGGCGGCGGCAGCGGCGGTTACCCGGGCAATTCCAACTGGGTGCGTACCCCCGACGGCAACACCGGCACCTTCGAGGTGTGGGGCAAGCGCAAGGGCGACATGGCGCGTGCGGTGATGTACATGGCCATCCGCTATGAGGGCGGCAAGGATGCGGCCACCGGCCAGTCCGAACCGGACCTGGAACTGACCGACGACCGCAGCAAGATCGTCAAGACCAGCAGCTCGCCGGCCTACATGGGCCTGCTGTCGACCCTGATCGACTGGCACCTGTCCGACCCGCCGGATGCCGCCGAACGTGCGCGAAATGACGTGATCTACTCGTTCCAGGGCAACCGCAACCCGTTCATCGACCACCCCGAGTGGGCGACCCCCGCCCTGTTCACCTCGGCAAAGCCGACCAGCTGCCAGCTGGCCAACTGA
- the cutA gene encoding divalent-cation tolerance protein CutA: protein MSTVDPVLLLLTTCPDRASAERIAHALVSERLAACVTRLDGAQSTYRWQGDVITDAELQLLVKTTASRVDDAIARIVELHPYELPECIAVETRAGLPAYLDWIRAQTREDTD, encoded by the coding sequence ATGTCGACCGTCGATCCCGTCCTCCTGCTGTTGACCACCTGCCCGGACCGGGCCAGTGCCGAGCGCATCGCGCACGCGCTGGTCAGCGAGCGCCTGGCGGCGTGTGTCACCCGCCTGGATGGCGCACAGTCGACCTACCGCTGGCAGGGCGACGTCATCACCGACGCCGAACTGCAGTTGCTGGTGAAGACCACGGCGAGCCGCGTCGATGATGCAATCGCCCGCATCGTCGAACTGCATCCGTATGAACTCCCGGAGTGCATCGCGGTCGAAACCCGGGCCGGCCTGCCGGCGTATCTGGACTGGATCCGGGCACAGACCCGGGAGGACACCGATTGA
- a CDS encoding protein-disulfide reductase DsbD domain-containing protein encodes MMKLFARGAALCALLWLSLPAFALDEKDLLPVDQAFALTASAPERGQIQLQFKIAPGYYLYRHRTSVKADPAFNAGALQMPAGNKHHDDFFGEVETYRERLQATLPGAPTDAAGTISLEVRYQGCADAGVCYPPQKRIVQVALPGAGGKAALPTARATGVSPFNNPLAGSGGGLRLPGASNTQALPLPSEQAFGFDAIASDGNTLLLRFTPAPGYYLYRDRTSLKLEGSTGVLADKPRWPAAQSHRDEHFGDVSVYFNQVEVPLPLRRTRTEAVDSTLVVTFQGCQTDGICYPPMTRRVKLSIPAGTLTAAGNGTATAAPATASDSPREEADGTPRRLLPTVPNDATGAAVDSAAGGDAFTADAQQDNAKRTKPPGSVPKTDSSLLWVLLLALGGGLVLNLMPCVLPILSLKVLSLAQSGESAERARSHAMWYTLGVLVAFAVIGALMVGLRMLGNAVGIGFQLQHPGVVAALAYIMFAVGLSLSGVFTMGGGIGNLGQSLARRSGPAGDFFTGVLACVVGSACVGPFFGPAVAYAFVAPPIAAMLVFLFLGLGLALPFLLIGFVPALARRLPKPGPWMETLKHVLAFPMYAAALWLLWVLGKQRGVDGMALALGGLLLLTAGLWLFETSRWRSKRGASLLGVLLALAALAPVWGVTQLAPPARAAQAASDNVVEYSPQMLDRLRADNRVVFVNMTADWCVSCKANERAVLSRPEFKELLKRTNAVYMRGDYTNVDPQITAFLDEHKAVGVPLYVVYGPGAPPTVLPTLLTQALVEEALLRTAR; translated from the coding sequence TTGATGAAGTTGTTTGCTCGTGGCGCCGCACTGTGCGCCCTGCTCTGGCTGTCCCTGCCGGCCTTCGCGCTGGATGAGAAGGACCTGCTGCCGGTCGACCAGGCGTTCGCGCTGACCGCCAGTGCGCCCGAACGTGGCCAGATCCAACTGCAGTTCAAGATCGCCCCCGGCTATTACCTGTATCGCCACCGCACCAGCGTCAAGGCCGATCCGGCCTTCAATGCCGGTGCCCTGCAGATGCCGGCCGGCAACAAGCACCACGACGATTTCTTCGGCGAGGTGGAGACCTACCGCGAGCGCCTGCAGGCCACCCTGCCCGGCGCACCGACCGATGCGGCCGGCACCATCAGCCTGGAAGTGCGCTACCAGGGCTGCGCCGATGCCGGCGTGTGCTACCCGCCGCAGAAGCGCATCGTGCAGGTGGCCCTGCCCGGCGCCGGCGGCAAGGCTGCGCTGCCCACCGCACGTGCCACCGGCGTGAGCCCGTTCAACAACCCGCTGGCCGGTAGCGGCGGTGGCCTGCGCCTGCCGGGCGCCAGCAACACCCAGGCCCTGCCGCTGCCGTCGGAACAGGCATTCGGCTTCGATGCCATCGCCAGCGACGGCAACACCCTGCTGCTGCGCTTCACCCCCGCGCCGGGCTATTACCTGTACCGCGACCGCACCTCGCTGAAGCTGGAAGGCAGCACCGGCGTGCTGGCCGACAAGCCGCGCTGGCCGGCCGCGCAGTCGCACCGCGATGAGCACTTCGGTGATGTCTCGGTGTACTTCAACCAGGTGGAAGTGCCGCTGCCGTTGCGCCGCACCCGCACCGAAGCCGTGGACAGCACCCTGGTGGTGACCTTCCAGGGCTGCCAGACCGATGGCATCTGCTACCCGCCGATGACCCGCCGGGTGAAGCTGTCGATTCCGGCCGGCACGCTGACCGCCGCCGGCAACGGCACGGCCACTGCGGCGCCTGCCACGGCCAGCGACAGCCCGCGCGAGGAGGCCGATGGCACGCCGCGGCGCCTGCTGCCGACCGTGCCCAACGATGCCACCGGCGCTGCCGTTGACAGCGCCGCGGGCGGTGATGCGTTCACCGCCGATGCGCAGCAGGACAATGCCAAGCGCACCAAGCCGCCGGGCAGCGTGCCGAAGACCGACAGTTCCCTGCTGTGGGTGCTGCTGCTGGCCCTGGGCGGTGGCCTGGTCCTGAACCTGATGCCCTGCGTGCTGCCGATCCTGTCGCTGAAGGTGCTGAGCCTGGCGCAGAGCGGTGAGAGCGCCGAGCGCGCCCGCAGCCATGCCATGTGGTACACGCTGGGCGTGCTGGTGGCCTTCGCGGTGATCGGCGCGTTGATGGTGGGCCTGCGCATGCTCGGCAACGCAGTGGGCATCGGCTTCCAGCTGCAGCACCCGGGCGTGGTGGCGGCGCTGGCCTACATCATGTTCGCCGTCGGCCTCAGCCTGTCCGGCGTGTTCACCATGGGCGGCGGCATCGGCAACCTGGGCCAGTCACTGGCCCGCCGCAGTGGCCCGGCCGGCGATTTCTTCACCGGCGTGCTGGCCTGCGTGGTCGGCAGCGCCTGCGTGGGTCCGTTCTTCGGCCCGGCCGTGGCCTACGCCTTCGTGGCACCGCCGATCGCGGCGATGCTGGTGTTCCTGTTCCTCGGCCTGGGCCTGGCCCTGCCGTTCCTGCTGATCGGCTTCGTGCCGGCCCTGGCCCGCCGCCTGCCCAAGCCCGGCCCGTGGATGGAAACGCTGAAGCACGTGCTGGCCTTCCCGATGTATGCCGCCGCGCTGTGGCTGCTGTGGGTGCTGGGCAAGCAGCGCGGCGTGGACGGCATGGCGCTGGCCCTGGGTGGCCTGCTGCTGCTGACCGCCGGCCTGTGGCTGTTCGAGACCAGCCGCTGGCGCAGCAAGCGTGGCGCCAGCCTGCTGGGCGTACTGCTGGCCCTGGCCGCGCTCGCCCCGGTGTGGGGCGTGACCCAGCTGGCCCCGCCGGCGCGCGCCGCCCAGGCCGCCAGCGACAACGTGGTGGAGTATTCGCCGCAGATGCTGGACCGCCTGCGTGCGGACAACCGCGTGGTGTTCGTGAACATGACCGCCGACTGGTGCGTGAGCTGCAAGGCCAACGAACGCGCGGTGCTGTCACGCCCGGAGTTCAAGGAACTGCTCAAGCGCACCAACGCGGTGTACATGCGCGGCGACTACACCAACGTGGACCCGCAGATCACCGCATTCCTGGATGAGCACAAGGCCGTGGGCGTGCCGCTGTACGTGGTGTACGGCCCGGGCGCACCGCCGACCGTGCTGCCGACGCTGCTGACCCAGGCCCTGGTGGAAGAAGCGCTGCTGCGCACCGCCCGATGA
- a CDS encoding TlpA disulfide reductase family protein, with protein sequence MNWQRPALLWTAVLAAGLGLWAGHRLTPAPAPAASTPADVKSPMPVLRAGDALPALVLPGVDGQALDIRQRFRGRPLLVNVWASWCGPCIEEMPELARFADAQGTHGVQVLGLALDTPEGVADFLQRVPVGYPIVLDTPGPRDASVQLGNAQGLLPYSVLFDAQGRMVKAKLGPFEHGEIAGWVE encoded by the coding sequence ATGAACTGGCAACGGCCCGCACTGCTGTGGACAGCGGTGCTGGCCGCCGGCCTTGGCCTGTGGGCCGGGCATCGGTTGACGCCAGCGCCGGCGCCGGCGGCTTCGACGCCCGCTGATGTGAAGTCTCCGATGCCTGTCCTTCGCGCCGGCGATGCGTTGCCGGCACTGGTACTGCCCGGCGTGGACGGGCAAGCACTGGATATCCGCCAGCGTTTCCGCGGGCGACCGCTGCTGGTGAATGTCTGGGCCAGCTGGTGCGGGCCCTGCATCGAGGAAATGCCCGAGCTGGCCCGCTTCGCCGACGCGCAGGGCACGCACGGCGTGCAGGTGCTGGGCCTGGCACTGGATACGCCGGAGGGCGTGGCTGATTTCCTGCAGCGGGTGCCGGTGGGGTACCCGATCGTGCTGGACACCCCGGGCCCACGCGATGCCAGCGTGCAGCTGGGCAATGCGCAGGGGCTGCTGCCGTACAGCGTGCTGTTTGATGCGCAGGGGCGGATGGTGAAGGCCAAGCTGGGGCCGTTCGAGCACGGTGAGATTGCAGGCTGGGTGGAGTGA
- a CDS encoding sulfite reductase flavoprotein subunit alpha gives MFKNVLFQLHWLLGITAGTLLAIMGLSGATLSFEDELLRAANPGFAAIAEHHADGQQALALSELVPLLQAGSDRPLQRLRVDATGQRPSVARFAGGKDHWVYFNPYNGERFSHLRGQAFFDFVEDLHRHLAAGERGKVVVGSCAIALLFFALSGLYLRWPRRWWHWRSWLAVEWKRSGRGFLWSLHSVVGTWVLLIYLMSALTGLWWSFDWYRSAANSVLGVPAPAKHKVAPDATLDLQHVEDTLYAQPGVRSGYIDLRLPEKPGQVLNVRVMSGDPALRGGHHDRAHDLLQLDPASGALLEARPYERQGSGGKLATSMFALHSGSYFGLPGRVVVMLSSLAMSLFFITGWMLYLDRRRSQRAARALRQTLPAAQESGGEGTPWRVIHASQSGLAEQLAWRAAAQLQAAGHPVQVLPLARVTAALLQDSPQVLFVLSTFGDGEPPDSARRAARLLLAQNVDLSGLRHGVLALGDRQYPHYCAFGAQVDAWLAGNGARPLFPRIDVDAASVVALRQWQRELGALTGIDTDDSVLPPATQMHDWQLLEREALNPGSLGGAIWKIRLAPPADTTWQAGDILHIAPRNSVQHTTTVLEARGLDPLQPLLLDGGTRTLLDLAGERVLPDEGAALPVQDAALWLAGLPMLPGREYSIASCAADGAVELVVRLVHDAAGRPGLGSGWLSLHAPLVSRIAARVHRNPGFHRQAGAPMVLVGNGTGIAGLRSLLREAAQHGEHGHWLLFGERQRAHDQLFGEEIAQWQAEGHVARVDLAFSRDADGGGYVQHQLQAATAELQAWLARGAVIHVCGSLQGMAEGVDQVLRAALGDDAVETLLESGHYRRDVY, from the coding sequence ATGTTCAAGAACGTCCTGTTCCAACTGCACTGGCTGCTGGGCATCACGGCCGGCACCCTCCTGGCCATCATGGGCCTCAGTGGCGCCACCCTGTCCTTCGAGGATGAGCTGCTGCGCGCGGCCAATCCCGGCTTCGCCGCCATCGCCGAGCACCACGCCGACGGCCAGCAGGCCCTCGCGCTGAGCGAGCTGGTGCCGCTGCTGCAGGCCGGTAGCGATCGGCCGCTGCAGCGACTGCGCGTGGATGCCACCGGCCAGCGCCCCTCGGTGGCGCGCTTCGCTGGCGGCAAGGACCACTGGGTCTATTTCAACCCTTACAACGGCGAACGCTTCAGCCACCTGCGTGGCCAGGCGTTCTTCGACTTCGTCGAAGACCTGCACCGGCACCTGGCCGCTGGCGAGCGCGGCAAGGTCGTGGTCGGCAGCTGCGCCATCGCGCTGCTGTTCTTCGCGCTGTCCGGCCTCTACCTGCGCTGGCCACGGCGCTGGTGGCACTGGCGCAGCTGGCTGGCGGTGGAATGGAAACGCAGCGGCCGCGGCTTCCTGTGGAGCCTGCACTCGGTGGTCGGCACCTGGGTGCTGCTGATCTACCTGATGAGTGCGCTGACCGGCCTGTGGTGGTCGTTCGACTGGTACCGCAGCGCGGCCAACAGCGTGCTGGGCGTGCCTGCACCGGCAAAGCACAAGGTTGCCCCGGATGCGACCCTCGACCTGCAGCACGTTGAGGACACGCTGTATGCGCAGCCCGGTGTGCGCAGCGGCTACATCGACCTGCGCCTGCCGGAAAAGCCGGGCCAGGTGCTGAACGTGCGGGTGATGTCCGGTGACCCTGCCCTGCGCGGCGGCCACCACGACCGCGCGCACGACCTGCTGCAGCTGGACCCGGCCAGCGGCGCACTGCTGGAAGCGCGCCCCTACGAGCGCCAGGGCAGCGGCGGCAAGCTGGCCACCAGCATGTTCGCACTGCATTCGGGCAGCTACTTCGGCCTGCCCGGCCGGGTGGTGGTGATGCTCAGCAGCCTGGCCATGAGCCTGTTCTTCATTACCGGCTGGATGCTGTACCTGGACCGCCGGCGCAGCCAGCGCGCGGCACGAGCGCTGCGGCAGACCCTGCCCGCAGCGCAGGAAAGCGGCGGCGAAGGCACGCCGTGGCGGGTGATCCACGCCAGCCAGAGTGGCCTGGCCGAACAGCTGGCCTGGCGCGCGGCGGCACAGCTGCAGGCCGCCGGCCACCCGGTGCAGGTGCTGCCGCTGGCGCGGGTGACCGCTGCGCTGCTGCAGGACAGCCCGCAGGTCCTGTTCGTGCTCAGCACCTTCGGCGATGGCGAGCCGCCGGACAGCGCGCGCCGTGCGGCACGCCTGCTGCTGGCCCAGAACGTGGATCTCTCGGGCCTGCGCCATGGCGTCCTGGCGCTGGGTGATCGGCAGTACCCGCATTACTGCGCGTTCGGTGCACAGGTGGACGCGTGGCTGGCAGGCAACGGGGCACGGCCCCTGTTCCCGCGCATCGACGTGGATGCCGCCTCGGTGGTGGCCCTGCGCCAGTGGCAGCGCGAGCTGGGCGCACTGACCGGCATCGACACCGATGACAGCGTGCTGCCGCCGGCCACGCAGATGCACGACTGGCAGCTGCTGGAACGCGAAGCATTGAATCCGGGCAGCCTGGGCGGCGCGATCTGGAAGATCCGTCTGGCACCGCCTGCCGACACGACCTGGCAGGCCGGCGACATCCTGCACATTGCACCGCGCAACAGCGTGCAGCACACCACGACGGTGCTGGAAGCACGCGGGCTGGACCCGCTGCAGCCACTGCTGCTCGACGGTGGCACCCGCACGCTGCTGGACCTGGCAGGCGAACGCGTGCTGCCCGACGAAGGCGCCGCGCTGCCGGTACAGGACGCTGCGCTGTGGCTGGCGGGCCTGCCGATGCTGCCTGGGCGCGAGTACTCCATCGCGTCGTGTGCCGCCGATGGTGCAGTGGAACTGGTGGTGCGCCTGGTGCACGACGCTGCGGGCCGCCCCGGCCTGGGCTCGGGCTGGCTGTCGCTGCACGCGCCGCTGGTCAGCCGCATTGCCGCGCGCGTGCACCGCAACCCTGGCTTCCACCGCCAGGCCGGCGCGCCGATGGTGCTGGTCGGCAACGGTACCGGCATTGCCGGCCTGCGCAGCCTGCTGCGCGAAGCCGCCCAGCATGGCGAACACGGCCATTGGCTGCTGTTCGGCGAGCGCCAGCGCGCGCACGACCAGCTGTTCGGCGAGGAGATCGCGCAGTGGCAGGCCGAGGGCCACGTGGCGCGCGTTGACCTGGCGTTCTCGCGTGATGCCGATGGCGGCGGCTACGTGCAGCACCAGCTGCAGGCCGCTACGGCGGAACTGCAGGCATGGCTGGCGCGTGGGGCGGTGATCCACGTGTGTGGCTCGCTGCAGGGCATGGCCGAAGGCGTTGACCAGGTGCTGCGTGCGGCGCTGGGCGATGATGCGGTGGAGACGCTGCTGGAGAGCGGGCACTACCGCCGCGACGTGTATTGA
- a CDS encoding methyl-accepting chemotaxis protein: MSTAVVRLRSLRTRLVGLRSAFPALLRWLQPHRLSVADKLKATLWVCGLGLVAIAGAYAWTGHASGQAARTQASYQRGSDLAAALATRVAEARRLQTQYARSFDDADRSQLLATQQELKDDLQALRAMPMDAARRKALQSLAEAVDGFSQGIAALFERVDEMGRGDAGLAAQLQQAADALQANVAALQRPALELHVQKMRRQEALLLLDGDSTHADRASEEKLPFDLALAGLPAEAQESLRADMDAYQTALLGYTAARVGLDVEAQSLVDAAAGVAPALAAFQKAQVQALAQAQARQQAGARTLSVLFAATLALVAGVLITSLVLVLRAVRRPIQDTLRFASDIADDRLDTTLRVHNANDEIGQLAQRLIDMQQRLRARIEEERAVARGNTRVRQALDSAQTGLMVIDAEGQVAYANPALLQQLGMQADALVGSDAVRLHPAMTSLAGVRRREEREINHLGVRYQLIANAIIDEDHFLGVAVEWRSRALETLLETEVAALVDAAAHGELHGRIALEGKQGFVRTLSTSINHLLATFETNLGDLQALLAALARGDLSVRMEGDLQGVFARMRDDANATVGQLGRIVTRIQQATSRLDVGVGEIVAGHHDLSQRTEQQAANLEETAASMHELTDTVGRNADAAGRADALVQGAAAVAARGGQAVGQVVATMHGISEASRRIGDITQLIDGIAFQTNILALNAAVEAARAGEQGRSFAVVASEVRLLAQRSAEAAKQIKGLIEDSVARVGQGNVQAEQAGTTMGEIVGSVQQLAELLTAIRSASQDQHAGIAQVNQTIVQMESSTQRNASLVEEAGASTAHMQTQVQALAEAVSAFRLQPERRPRVAA; the protein is encoded by the coding sequence ATGTCGACCGCGGTTGTTCGCCTTCGGTCCCTGCGCACCCGCCTGGTTGGGCTGCGCTCGGCGTTTCCTGCCCTGTTGCGCTGGCTGCAGCCGCACCGGCTCAGCGTGGCCGACAAACTGAAGGCCACCCTGTGGGTCTGCGGCCTGGGCCTGGTCGCCATTGCCGGCGCCTACGCCTGGACCGGCCACGCAAGCGGGCAGGCCGCCCGCACCCAGGCCAGCTACCAGCGTGGCAGCGATCTGGCGGCGGCGCTGGCCACCCGCGTGGCCGAAGCGCGGCGCCTGCAGACCCAGTATGCGCGCAGTTTCGACGATGCCGACCGCAGCCAGCTGCTGGCCACCCAGCAGGAACTGAAGGACGACCTGCAGGCGCTGCGCGCGATGCCGATGGATGCGGCCCGTCGCAAGGCGCTGCAGTCCCTGGCCGAGGCGGTCGACGGGTTCTCGCAGGGCATCGCCGCCCTGTTCGAGCGCGTGGATGAAATGGGCCGCGGCGACGCCGGCCTGGCCGCACAGCTGCAGCAGGCTGCCGATGCGCTGCAGGCGAACGTGGCTGCGCTGCAGCGTCCGGCACTGGAACTGCACGTGCAGAAGATGCGCCGGCAGGAGGCCCTGCTGCTGCTCGATGGCGACTCCACCCACGCCGACCGGGCCAGCGAGGAGAAGCTGCCTTTCGACCTGGCCCTGGCCGGGTTGCCGGCCGAGGCGCAGGAAAGCCTGCGTGCCGACATGGATGCCTACCAGACGGCGCTGCTGGGCTACACCGCCGCCCGCGTCGGCCTGGATGTGGAAGCACAGTCGCTGGTCGATGCTGCGGCCGGCGTGGCGCCGGCACTGGCCGCGTTCCAGAAGGCACAGGTGCAGGCGCTGGCCCAGGCGCAGGCACGCCAGCAGGCCGGTGCACGCACCCTGAGCGTGCTGTTCGCCGCGACGCTGGCCCTGGTGGCCGGCGTGCTGATCACCAGCCTGGTGCTGGTGCTGCGCGCCGTGCGGCGCCCGATCCAGGACACCCTGCGCTTTGCCAGTGACATCGCCGACGATCGCCTGGACACCACCCTGCGCGTGCACAACGCCAACGATGAGATCGGCCAGTTGGCGCAGCGCCTGATCGACATGCAGCAGCGCCTGCGCGCGCGCATCGAGGAGGAACGCGCGGTCGCCCGTGGCAATACCCGCGTGCGCCAGGCACTGGACAGCGCACAGACCGGGTTGATGGTGATCGACGCGGAAGGGCAGGTGGCCTACGCCAATCCCGCGCTGCTGCAACAGCTGGGCATGCAGGCCGACGCGCTGGTTGGCAGCGATGCCGTGCGCCTGCACCCGGCGATGACCAGCCTGGCGGGCGTACGCCGACGCGAGGAGCGCGAGATCAATCATCTCGGCGTGCGCTACCAGCTCATCGCCAACGCCATCATCGACGAGGATCACTTCCTCGGCGTGGCGGTGGAATGGCGCAGCCGCGCGCTGGAAACCCTGCTGGAAACCGAAGTGGCCGCACTGGTCGACGCCGCCGCACACGGCGAACTGCACGGCCGCATCGCCCTGGAGGGCAAGCAGGGCTTCGTGCGCACGCTGTCCACCAGCATCAACCACCTGCTGGCCACATTCGAAACCAACCTGGGCGACCTGCAGGCGCTGCTGGCAGCACTGGCCCGGGGTGACCTGAGCGTGCGCATGGAAGGCGACCTGCAGGGCGTGTTCGCGCGCATGCGCGACGATGCCAATGCCACCGTCGGCCAGCTCGGCCGCATCGTCACCCGCATCCAGCAGGCCACCTCGCGGCTGGACGTGGGCGTGGGCGAGATCGTCGCCGGCCACCATGATCTCTCGCAGCGCACCGAGCAGCAGGCGGCCAACCTGGAAGAAACGGCTGCGTCGATGCACGAGCTGACCGACACCGTCGGCCGCAACGCCGACGCCGCCGGCCGTGCCGATGCGCTGGTGCAGGGCGCGGCGGCGGTGGCCGCACGAGGCGGCCAGGCCGTGGGCCAGGTGGTGGCCACCATGCACGGCATCAGCGAAGCGTCGCGCCGCATCGGTGACATCACCCAACTGATCGATGGCATCGCGTTCCAGACCAACATCCTGGCGCTGAACGCCGCCGTGGAAGCCGCGCGTGCCGGCGAACAGGGCCGCAGTTTCGCCGTGGTGGCCTCCGAAGTGCGGTTGCTGGCACAGCGCAGCGCCGAGGCTGCCAAGCAGATCAAGGGCCTGATTGAGGACTCGGTGGCCCGCGTCGGCCAGGGCAATGTGCAGGCCGAACAGGCCGGCACCACCATGGGCGAGATCGTCGGCAGCGTGCAGCAGCTGGCGGAACTGCTCACCGCCATCCGCAGCGCATCGCAGGACCAGCACGCGGGCATCGCCCAGGTGAACCAGACCATCGTGCAGATGGAATCGAGCACCCAGCGCAATGCCAGCCTGGTGGAGGAAGCCGGTGCCTCCACCGCGCACATGCAGACGCAGGTCCAGGCTCTGGCCGAAGCGGTATCGGCGTTCCGCCTGCAACCGGAGCGACGCCCGCGCGTGGCGGCGTGA